Proteins from a single region of Bradyrhizobium diazoefficiens:
- a CDS encoding NYN domain-containing protein → MPSELRSPRLAVLIDADNASAKIADGLFEEIAKIGEASVRRIYGDFSNARSRGWADILSKHAIIPQQQFAYTTGKNASDITLVIDAMDLLHSGRFDGFCLVSSDSDFTRLAARIREQGVDVFGFGEHKTPESFRQACRRFIYTENLLAGTATAQDAALRSTPLQPPDAATPIIKKVITQMESEDGWVTLGEVGRQLANLASDFDPRTFGFRKLSDLVRKTNSFEIDESKGRSMRIRVKPAAAPPPKTRNRRRPARSGAAGGSAPKA, encoded by the coding sequence ATGCCGTCTGAGCTCCGTTCACCCCGTCTCGCCGTTTTGATCGACGCCGACAACGCATCCGCCAAGATCGCAGATGGCCTGTTTGAGGAAATTGCCAAGATCGGCGAAGCCAGCGTCCGGCGCATCTATGGCGACTTCTCCAATGCACGATCCAGGGGCTGGGCCGACATTCTGTCGAAGCACGCCATCATCCCGCAGCAGCAATTCGCCTATACGACGGGAAAGAATGCGTCCGACATCACGCTGGTCATCGACGCCATGGACCTGCTTCACAGCGGCCGGTTCGACGGCTTTTGCCTGGTGTCGTCCGACAGCGACTTCACCCGGCTTGCCGCCCGCATCCGGGAGCAGGGCGTCGATGTCTTTGGGTTCGGCGAACACAAGACGCCGGAAAGCTTCAGGCAGGCCTGCCGCAGGTTCATCTACACGGAGAACCTGCTTGCGGGCACGGCGACCGCCCAGGACGCCGCGTTACGATCAACACCGCTTCAGCCGCCTGACGCCGCGACCCCCATCATCAAAAAGGTCATCACCCAGATGGAGAGCGAGGACGGCTGGGTGACGCTCGGGGAGGTCGGGCGGCAGCTTGCCAATCTAGCCTCCGATTTCGATCCGAGGACCTTTGGCTTCCGCAAGCTGAGTGACCTCGTGCGAAAGACGAATTCGTTCGAGATTGATGAGTCAAAGGGCCGTTCGATGCGGATACGGGTCAAACCCGCGGCCGCACCGCCGCCAAAGACGCGGAACCGACGCAGACCTGCTCGGTCGGGCGCCGCAGGAGGTTCGGCGCCTAAGGCGTAA